The window TCAGTTGGAGATTTGAATTCTTGGAAACGTATTGAATTGATGACTTTTTATAAGTTTCTGGCTGCCAATGAAATTCAGTTTTTGGTGGTGTGTTGTCTACACTAAATTCCCAAACCTGCATAGAATCAGAAACTCCTAGTTCATTGGTGACCTGGTATTCCAATTTATAATCACCATCTTTTGAAAAACTAAGTTCGGGTAGTTTGGTTGTCTTCCATGCACCACCGTTCAAACGATACCGAACTGATGTTTTCATTGGATGTGTGAGGATTGGTTTTACTTGGATTTTGTTTTCAGTCAAAAAGAAATGATTGGTTCCTTTTGCATTGCTAATGGGAACAAGCACATCTGCCGTGTTAGGTTTACGTGAAAGCACTTTTGTTGGTTCTTTCGGTTTCGGTTGTCCAAATGTGCTGACTGTATATAAATCCGTCCAAAACCCGCGGACTTGGCGTTTGGCAACAGCACGGATCCGAAAGTATTCATATCCATTGGGAATAAAAAGTTGGATTTTCCCTGGATTGGATAAAACGCGAAATGGAATTTCTAAATCAAAAGAACTTTGTTTCCATAATTCAAATTCATACTGAATGATATCATCTCTATCTGGTTCTAAAGTAAATTTGATAGTTTTTGATTCGGAAAAGATAGGAATACTGGCAAGTAAGAATAAACAGACAAATAGACAGGCGCGGAAAAGAATTATAGGATTCATTCTTCTTTTGGTTTTGGTGGGTCCGGTAAAGTAAATGGTTTTAATGGAGGTTTTCCTTTTTCTACAAAGGTAGCAAATCCGGAAGCAACATTCACAGTTACATTTTCGGCTGTTACAGCCACAAGGCCTTCGTAACAACTTAAAGTTGTGTTTCCTGAGGAATCAACCTCAGTCACAAAGTCTGTTCCCCGGACTTCGGAAACTGCCGAATCCGTTTTTAGAAGAAACATACGTTGGTTAGATGATGGTTTTTTCTGAATGAGGGAACGAATCCTTCCTTTTCGTAAGTAAAGTTCATCTGGTTCTGTATCAGACTTTCCTTTTTCCATAATCACGTGGCTGTTTTCTGTAATTTCAAACCGTGAGCCCGATAACAAAAGAAACTGGGCCTCGGATTCTTTAAAAGTCCTGACTTCGTCTTTGGCATAAAGTCCTTCTCCGAGTGTGGCTCCTGCCCAATCAGAACTTTTTTGCGAGACTTTTAGAACTTCTGTTTTTCCTGAATATCTTTGGATGTCAGCTAGTGGTTTTTTACCCAAACTTTTAGGAATCCATAATTTCATTCCAGGAATGATGAGATTGGGATTGTCGATTTGGTTGGATTTCAGAAGTTCCTTCCATTTTCTCGGATCATCTAAATAGGTTTTGGAAATGATGCTGAGAGTTTGTCCTTTTTCCACAATGATGGTAATCCCATCACCTTCTGGTGGATGGATGGTTTGTTTGGACTCTGCAGAAAGTGAAATAGGAGAGAAGTGTGCTAAAATGATAAAAACAAAAAGATAAAAAGAGAAAGGGAACCGGATTGGATCCCCAATAAAAAAGGCGGAAGTTTCCTTCCACCTTTTCCTTCGATACAGATTACTAAAGATGAGGAAATTTTGAAAATTCATACAATCCTCATCATTAGACTTGTTAGTCGATGTTTTCGGCAACTAATTCTGCAATGTCTTTTACTTTTACAGAATCAATTTTTTCAGCCGCTTTGACACCATCTGTAATCATTGTGATACAGAATGGACAAGCAGTTGCAATGGTAGTGGCTCCCGTATCCAGAAGTTGTCCTGTACGTTTGCTATTCACACGTGTACTTTCTGGGTTGGATTCATCCACATGTTCTTCCATCCAGTACTGCGCACCACCCGCACCACAACAAAGTCCTTTGGAGTGATGGTCGACTGCTTCTTCGATTTTTCCACCGGATACTTTTTTCACAACATCACGAGGGTTGTCGTAATTGTTGTTATAACGACCGATGTAACAAGAGTCGTGGTAAGTATATTTTCCTGTGTTTGCATCATCAGCCACTTTCACATCAATTTTACCATCTTTAGAGAGTTGGTTGATGTATTCCGAGTGGTGGATGACTTCGAAGTTTCCACCAAATTGTGGATATTCGTTTTTGATTGTGTTGTAGCAGTGTGGACAAGCAGTCACGATTTTTTTAATTCCGTAACCGTTGATAGTGTCTACGTTTGTTTGCGCTAGAGTTTGGTAGAGGTATTCGTTACCACCGCGGCGAGCCGAATCTCCAGAACAACCTTCTTCGGTTCCAAGGATTCCAAAGTTTACTTCAGCCTTTTGCATGATTTTAACAAAGTCACGAGAGATCTTTTTGTTTCTTTCATCAAAAGCACCCGCACAACCTACCCAGTAGAGTACGTCCACGTTTTTGTCTTCTGCTTCTGAAAGAACTTTAACACCAAGTCCATCAGCCCAGTCTGCTCTTGTATGAGCTCCCACACCCCATGGATTGGAATTGTTTTCCATGTTTGTGAAGGCTTTTTGAAGTTCAGGACTCATTTTTGATTCTGCAAGAACTAAGTGACGGCGCATTTCAATGATGGCATTTACTTGGTTGTTTCCCACAGGGCATGCTTCAACACACGCATAACAAGTAGTACATCCCCAAAGTGCTTCTTCACTTAAACCTTCGTGTGAGTTGATGACTCCCGTGTCTAAAGCAGCAACTGCCTCAGCACCTTCTTCAGGAGTTTTGCCTGCACGAGCAGCCGCAACTTCTGGCATCTTCTCTAACATTTGGTGTTTGAGTTCTACAATGATCGCTTTAGGATTTAAAACTTTTCCAGTTCTGTTAGCCGGGCATTCTACTTGGCAACGACCACATTCAATACAAGACATACCATCGAGTAGGTTTGGCCAAGGGAAATCTTCTACGCGGTTTGATCCCCAAACGGCATTTTCATCATCTAAATTGAGTTTAGATAGTTGGCCTTTAGGAGTGTCTGTTGCAAGGAAGTAGTTAAACGGAGCAAATATTAAGTGAGCGTGTTTGGATGTAGGAACATACAACATAAACGAGAACACAGTGATGATATGTCCCCACCACATAATTTGGAAAACGATGTCGGCAGAAGAGTTTGCAACACCAATGGATTCCCAAACGGATCCGATGGCTCCATCAATAAGACCTGCATGAGTGAAGTAAGTTGCCGCAACAGTCTTAGCACCATTCCCAAGTAAGGTGGTAACCATAAGAGTTGCAATCATACTGATCACAATAGCAGAAGCTGGAGAGTGAACATCAAGGCCCTTTGCCTTTTTAATCCAACGTCTCCAAGCAAAGAATCCAAGACCAGTTAACACAAGAATGGAAACATAGTTTACTGCTTGTTCGTAGATATGATTGGCAGCTTCACCCAAAAGAAATTCAGGAAGAGCAAATTTGTAAGGATCATCCATTACATAACCAAACACACCAGCAATCATTTGGCTTGTTGTGTGGATGGTGTACACGAGAAATCCGTAGAAAACAAACGCGTGCATGATACCGCGCACTGGTTCTCGGAAGTTTTTCTTTTGGAGGACTACGTTTATTAGAAAACTCTTTAAACGGAATCCGATATTTAGGTTCTTTTTAGCATCTTCATTGAAGAAAGCAGGACGACCATTGAAGATCAGTCCGAGCCTATAAAGGATGGCGCGGACAAAGACAATGTTTGCCACTACGAAAAATGCTGTGAATAATAGGTGAAAGAGTATTCTTCCGATATCCATTTATGTTTATGCCCTTAAGGTGTTTGG of the Leptospira kanakyensis genome contains:
- a CDS encoding LBF_2017 N-terminal domain-containing protein codes for the protein MNPIILFRACLFVCLFLLASIPIFSESKTIKFTLEPDRDDIIQYEFELWKQSSFDLEIPFRVLSNPGKIQLFIPNGYEYFRIRAVAKRQVRGFWTDLYTVSTFGQPKPKEPTKVLSRKPNTADVLVPISNAKGTNHFFLTENKIQVKPILTHPMKTSVRYRLNGGAWKTTKLPELSFSKDGDYKLEYQVTNELGVSDSMQVWEFSVDNTPPKTEFHWQPETYKKSSIQYVSKNSNLQLTAIDDGSGLDTIRFRTTCGKIPQSDWFEWDQKNSWMGILNSCFNDLEIEISAIDRLGNEEIPKKIYLKRNHQGN
- a CDS encoding FecR domain-containing protein gives rise to the protein MNFQNFLIFSNLYRRKRWKETSAFFIGDPIRFPFSFYLFVFIILAHFSPISLSAESKQTIHPPEGDGITIIVEKGQTLSIISKTYLDDPRKWKELLKSNQIDNPNLIIPGMKLWIPKSLGKKPLADIQRYSGKTEVLKVSQKSSDWAGATLGEGLYAKDEVRTFKESEAQFLLLSGSRFEITENSHVIMEKGKSDTEPDELYLRKGRIRSLIQKKPSSNQRMFLLKTDSAVSEVRGTDFVTEVDSSGNTTLSCYEGLVAVTAENVTVNVASGFATFVEKGKPPLKPFTLPDPPKPKEE
- a CDS encoding (Fe-S)-binding protein, giving the protein MDIGRILFHLLFTAFFVVANIVFVRAILYRLGLIFNGRPAFFNEDAKKNLNIGFRLKSFLINVVLQKKNFREPVRGIMHAFVFYGFLVYTIHTTSQMIAGVFGYVMDDPYKFALPEFLLGEAANHIYEQAVNYVSILVLTGLGFFAWRRWIKKAKGLDVHSPASAIVISMIATLMVTTLLGNGAKTVAATYFTHAGLIDGAIGSVWESIGVANSSADIVFQIMWWGHIITVFSFMLYVPTSKHAHLIFAPFNYFLATDTPKGQLSKLNLDDENAVWGSNRVEDFPWPNLLDGMSCIECGRCQVECPANRTGKVLNPKAIIVELKHQMLEKMPEVAAARAGKTPEEGAEAVAALDTGVINSHEGLSEEALWGCTTCYACVEACPVGNNQVNAIIEMRRHLVLAESKMSPELQKAFTNMENNSNPWGVGAHTRADWADGLGVKVLSEAEDKNVDVLYWVGCAGAFDERNKKISRDFVKIMQKAEVNFGILGTEEGCSGDSARRGGNEYLYQTLAQTNVDTINGYGIKKIVTACPHCYNTIKNEYPQFGGNFEVIHHSEYINQLSKDGKIDVKVADDANTGKYTYHDSCYIGRYNNNYDNPRDVVKKVSGGKIEEAVDHHSKGLCCGAGGAQYWMEEHVDESNPESTRVNSKRTGQLLDTGATTIATACPFCITMITDGVKAAEKIDSVKVKDIAELVAENID